A genomic window from Litoreibacter janthinus includes:
- a CDS encoding type II toxin-antitoxin system HipA family toxin yields MGRKRSYTPLNVFLNSRLVGQLVREPSGGVSFSYAPAWLDWEHRMPVSLSLPLQETRYSGAPVMAVFDNLLPDSDLIRRRVAERVGAEGVDAFSLLSQIGRDCIGALQFLPDGQEPQPMSELTGEPLDEARIGAILNELDLAPLGIRRENDFRISVAGAQEKTALLRKDGQWIEPTGTTPTTHIIKPQIGRLPNGMDLSDSVENEYLCLKLMEAFGLRAANVEMAQFGDKKALVVERFDRRWTSDGRLIRLPQEDCCQALSVVPTQKYQNEGGPGISDIMELLLGSDDPNKDRYDFFKSNVLFWLLGATDGHGKNFSVSLLPGGRFRMTPLYDVLTVQPTVDARQIERKYFKLAMNFGNSNHYKVSNIVGRHIVETGVQSGLSRAVVQGLFEELQETSHAIIEATFNQLPECFPEALLASIDGALKARLDLLN; encoded by the coding sequence ATGGGTCGCAAGCGCAGCTATACGCCACTGAACGTCTTTCTTAACTCGCGGCTCGTGGGTCAGTTGGTCCGTGAACCTTCTGGCGGCGTCAGCTTCAGCTATGCACCAGCTTGGCTCGACTGGGAACACCGGATGCCGGTGTCTTTGTCGTTGCCATTGCAAGAGACCCGCTACAGCGGCGCACCTGTGATGGCCGTCTTTGACAACCTGTTGCCCGACAGTGACCTCATCCGCCGAAGGGTCGCGGAACGTGTGGGGGCCGAGGGCGTAGATGCCTTCAGCTTGCTGTCCCAAATCGGGCGGGACTGCATCGGCGCGCTTCAGTTTCTGCCTGATGGGCAAGAGCCCCAGCCAATGTCTGAGTTGACTGGTGAACCTCTTGACGAGGCGCGGATTGGGGCCATTTTGAACGAGCTCGACCTCGCACCACTGGGAATCCGCCGTGAGAACGACTTCCGAATTTCTGTCGCTGGCGCACAGGAAAAAACGGCCCTTCTTCGTAAAGATGGCCAGTGGATTGAGCCAACCGGTACGACGCCAACCACCCACATCATCAAGCCCCAAATCGGTAGGCTACCCAACGGCATGGACCTGTCCGACAGCGTTGAAAACGAATACTTGTGCCTGAAGCTGATGGAAGCGTTTGGGCTTAGAGCTGCAAATGTCGAAATGGCTCAGTTTGGCGACAAGAAAGCCTTGGTGGTTGAGCGTTTTGATCGGCGCTGGACGTCAGATGGCCGCTTGATCCGTCTGCCGCAGGAAGATTGCTGCCAAGCGCTATCTGTTGTGCCTACGCAAAAGTACCAGAACGAAGGCGGCCCAGGTATCTCTGACATCATGGAACTCTTGTTGGGTAGCGACGATCCCAACAAAGACCGGTACGATTTTTTTAAATCCAACGTTCTGTTCTGGCTGCTGGGTGCGACAGATGGCCATGGTAAGAACTTCAGCGTCAGCCTTTTGCCTGGCGGCCGTTTCCGCATGACACCGCTCTACGACGTTCTGACGGTGCAACCGACAGTCGACGCCCGGCAGATCGAGCGGAAATACTTCAAACTGGCCATGAACTTCGGCAACTCGAACCACTACAAGGTTTCGAATATCGTGGGCCGCCACATCGTGGAGACCGGCGTGCAATCCGGCTTGTCCCGCGCAGTCGTGCAGGGCCTGTTCGAAGAACTACAGGAGACCTCGCACGCGATCATTGAGGCCACGTTCAATCAGCTTCCAGAGTGTTTCCCAGAGGCGTTGCTTGCTTCGATCGACGGTGCGCTTAAGGCTAGATTGGACCTGTTGAACTAA
- a CDS encoding helix-turn-helix domain-containing protein: protein MKHLVRTSKNLGHAIREARKAKNLTQKELASMSGVWQETISKIENGSGGTKLETLFDLIAALDLEIMVTERSKGASDGLEDIF from the coding sequence ATGAAGCACCTCGTTCGCACGTCAAAAAATTTGGGCCACGCAATTCGCGAGGCTCGGAAAGCCAAGAACCTGACCCAGAAGGAGCTCGCCTCGATGAGTGGTGTCTGGCAGGAGACGATTTCCAAGATCGAGAACGGCAGCGGGGGCACCAAACTGGAAACGCTATTTGATTTGATCGCGGCCTTGGATCTTGAGATCATGGTGACCGAGCGCAGCAAAGGCGCATCAGACGGGCTTGAGGATATATTCTGA
- a CDS encoding D-alanyl-D-alanine carboxypeptidase family protein, whose amino-acid sequence MSRDDMSLHPKAQLAFDAANATFATVTNKPDAKIQLTSSVRTVSKQFELYIGYLRFKYFGASKPFAPANRPGTSNHEYGLAVDIKLGQSNEEEARQALTANGWVLHKNPNDPWHYDCSGIKEWGEIQAQIKKVRDTASQDFVVLFDPYLKSEQELNEGWPDRQAMLSALNAAQRTYSELVQREKTMKGQEIKLERNIVQAQDKLAKETERCRKFKVERVEGYEYTLCPNRNPLPQCTGDEHLPFRNRYLKERKRREDRLRLWEQKIQRGKQVLERDKQQLEDLRKSLAQLAVKLPPAKADFDSKKRAYNAKLETFKGDVEKVEDFESKQNDRIAGLQKVVDATIALW is encoded by the coding sequence TTGAGCCGTGATGACATGAGTTTACATCCCAAGGCTCAATTGGCGTTTGATGCGGCCAATGCTACGTTTGCGACTGTGACCAACAAACCCGATGCTAAGATTCAATTGACCAGCTCAGTTCGGACGGTTTCGAAGCAATTTGAACTGTACATCGGCTATCTTCGTTTCAAATATTTTGGTGCTAGCAAACCTTTTGCACCAGCAAATAGACCTGGAACATCAAACCATGAGTATGGTTTGGCGGTAGACATAAAGCTTGGTCAATCAAACGAGGAAGAAGCAAGACAAGCCTTGACCGCCAACGGCTGGGTTTTGCACAAGAACCCGAACGATCCCTGGCACTACGACTGCTCTGGAATCAAGGAGTGGGGAGAAATCCAAGCGCAAATCAAGAAAGTACGAGACACAGCATCGCAGGACTTTGTTGTGCTCTTTGACCCTTATTTGAAGAGCGAGCAGGAGTTGAATGAAGGCTGGCCTGATAGGCAAGCTATGCTGAGTGCTCTTAATGCAGCACAACGGACATATTCCGAATTGGTGCAGCGTGAAAAGACGATGAAGGGCCAAGAGATCAAGTTAGAGCGCAACATCGTGCAGGCCCAAGACAAGCTGGCGAAGGAAACGGAACGTTGCAGAAAGTTCAAAGTTGAGCGTGTCGAAGGTTATGAATACACTTTGTGTCCAAATAGGAATCCATTGCCTCAATGTACAGGTGATGAGCACCTTCCGTTCAGGAATCGGTACTTGAAGGAAAGGAAGCGCCGGGAGGATAGGCTGCGGCTCTGGGAGCAAAAAATTCAGAGGGGCAAGCAAGTACTGGAACGCGACAAACAGCAGCTAGAAGATTTAAGAAAGAGCTTAGCTCAGTTGGCAGTGAAATTGCCGCCTGCAAAGGCTGACTTCGACAGCAAGAAACGCGCATATAATGCTAAGTTAGAAACATTCAAAGGGGACGTGGAAAAAGTCGAAGACTTTGAATCTAAACAAAACGATAGAATAGCTGGCCTCCAAAAAGTCGTTGATGCGACCATTGCGCTTTGGTGA
- a CDS encoding HipA domain-containing protein — MERWEAIALELARGARVTVSDHTLEMAGDKPVFLSHRFDWNDNGRIPFISAMAMLGG; from the coding sequence GTGGAACGCTGGGAGGCCATCGCACTGGAGCTGGCAAGAGGCGCTAGAGTTACGGTTTCGGATCACACGCTTGAGATGGCTGGCGACAAGCCGGTTTTCTTGTCCCATCGGTTTGACTGGAACGATAACGGCAGGATCCCGTTCATCTCAGCCATGGCGATGCTGGGCGGCTGA
- a CDS encoding HipA domain-containing protein, which produces MDLADVIASESVTPDQDREELYRRVVFSILVTNIDDHMRNHGFLRGRGGWHLSPTYNINPVRTNHARSKATSMMTIRMPVSPCIAHNMNPIFSNAARPIASLQRWPRRLTLTPAALPRAPAQA; this is translated from the coding sequence TTGGACCTGGCGGATGTTATCGCCTCAGAAAGCGTCACTCCCGACCAAGACCGAGAGGAACTCTACAGACGCGTGGTATTTTCCATCCTCGTGACGAACATCGATGATCATATGCGCAATCACGGATTTCTGCGGGGGCGGGGTGGCTGGCACCTCTCACCGACCTACAACATAAATCCGGTGCGAACCAACCACGCACGCTCAAAAGCTACGTCAATGATGACAATCCGGATGCCAGTATCGCCCTGCATCGCACACAACATGAACCCTATCTTCTCGAACGCGGCGAGGCCGATCGCATCATTGCAGAGGTGGCCGAGGCGACTAACTCTCACGCCTGCAGCCCTACCGCGCGCACCTGCTCAGGCGTAA
- the urtE gene encoding urea ABC transporter ATP-binding subunit UrtE, whose amino-acid sequence MLKVENLSLHYDGSQILYDISFEANLGEVTCVMGTNGVGKTSLLKAISGTHARSGGTIELDGHTIGQDPAHKLAKLGVGYVPQGRDVFPLLTVKENLESGFACLPASEHVIPDHIFELFPVLNEMLQRRGGDLSGGQQQQLAIARALITKPKLLLLDEPTEGIQPNIIQQIGRVIAYLRDRGDMAIILVEQYFEFAYEHADQFVIMRRGQVTNAGTKADMPKDTVLKSVSV is encoded by the coding sequence ATGCTAAAGGTCGAAAATCTGTCCCTGCATTACGATGGCTCGCAAATCCTCTACGACATTTCGTTCGAGGCCAATCTGGGCGAAGTGACATGCGTGATGGGCACAAACGGTGTCGGCAAAACCAGCCTGCTTAAAGCAATCTCTGGCACCCATGCGCGGTCCGGCGGAACGATCGAGCTTGACGGCCACACCATTGGGCAGGACCCCGCACATAAGCTCGCAAAGCTCGGTGTCGGGTATGTGCCGCAGGGGCGTGACGTTTTCCCGCTTCTGACGGTCAAAGAAAATCTGGAATCGGGATTCGCGTGCCTTCCTGCGTCCGAACATGTCATCCCCGACCACATTTTTGAGCTATTCCCGGTTCTCAACGAGATGTTGCAGCGGCGCGGCGGGGATTTGTCGGGCGGGCAACAGCAGCAGCTGGCAATTGCGCGCGCCCTGATCACCAAGCCGAAGCTATTATTGTTGGACGAGCCCACAGAAGGGATCCAGCCCAACATTATTCAGCAAATTGGCCGCGTGATCGCTTACCTTCGGGATCGGGGTGACATGGCGATCATCCTAGTCGAGCAGTATTTCGAGTTCGCTTATGAACACGCTGACCAATTCGTCATTATGCGACGCGGCCAAGTGACCAATGCGGGTACCAAAGCCGATATGCCGAAGGATACCGTTTTGAAATCCGTGTCGGTGTAG
- the urtD gene encoding urea ABC transporter ATP-binding protein UrtD: MSTLLEVSGVSVSFDGFKAINNLSFRIGPAEMRAIIGPNGAGKTTFMDIITGKTRPDEGRVIWGEKSVSLLNMSEAKIAQAGVGRKFQRPTVFEDQTVFDNLLLALKKDRSPLSVLFYRRSNEDREKVHSLAEEIGLTSQLERKSGELSHGQKQWLEIGMLLAQEPMLLLVDEPAAGMTPEEREHTTSILVQAAKTRAVVVVEHDMEFVRRLECRVTVLHEGSVLAEGSLDHVTKNQDVIDVYLGR; encoded by the coding sequence ATGAGCACATTACTAGAAGTGTCAGGTGTCTCGGTCTCGTTTGACGGCTTCAAAGCCATCAACAACCTTTCATTCAGGATTGGACCCGCGGAAATGCGCGCCATTATCGGCCCGAATGGCGCTGGCAAGACAACGTTCATGGACATCATCACAGGCAAAACCCGCCCAGACGAAGGCCGCGTCATCTGGGGCGAAAAGTCGGTCTCCCTGCTCAACATGTCCGAGGCAAAAATCGCGCAGGCCGGAGTGGGCCGAAAATTCCAGCGCCCGACCGTGTTCGAAGATCAGACGGTTTTCGACAATCTGCTTCTGGCGCTGAAGAAGGACCGCAGCCCGCTATCGGTGCTGTTCTACCGCCGCTCAAACGAGGACCGCGAGAAGGTCCATAGCCTCGCCGAAGAGATCGGGCTGACCAGCCAGTTGGAGCGCAAGTCGGGCGAGCTGAGCCACGGTCAAAAGCAGTGGCTCGAAATCGGGATGCTACTGGCGCAGGAGCCGATGCTTTTGCTGGTCGACGAGCCAGCCGCCGGCATGACACCGGAAGAGCGTGAACACACGACAAGCATTCTCGTTCAGGCCGCGAAAACACGCGCAGTGGTGGTGGTTGAACATGACATGGAATTCGTGCGCCGCTTGGAGTGCCGCGTGACCGTTCTGCACGAAGGGTCGGTGCTTGCCGAAGGCAGCCTGGATCACGTAACGAAAAACCAAGACGTCATCGACGTCTATCTGGGGCGCTGA
- the urtC gene encoding urea ABC transporter permease subunit UrtC — protein sequence MERSFIFRNPSVLVFLGGLAIFTLVVTVMSDAAGGGMISTSFVKTLGKTLCLCLIAIAMDLVWGYCGILSLGHFAFFGLGGYMIGMWLMYARTRDIVVASLANNTLPPTDQEVVDAIGNQIFGVVGSSDFPLIWMFAHSLTLQLLLVVLVPGILALIFGWLAFRSRVTGVYLSILTQAMTLALALYLFQNDSGLRGNNGLSGLQNLPGADDIPQSTISLWFLWASALALGLGYLLSAWVVSGKFGSVIRGIRDDEARVRFLGYSVESYKLFIFVLTAVIAAIAGALYYPQAGIINPAELAPIASIYLAVWVAIGGRGRLYGAVIGTAFVSLVSTWFTSGQVPALPLGFYTINWVDWWQVVLGLSFVLVTLFAPKGMGGLVDLVTGRISPSRRGSDLGPDAGSLREQEAEK from the coding sequence ATGGAACGTAGCTTCATTTTTCGCAATCCTTCGGTTCTGGTGTTCTTGGGTGGCCTCGCCATCTTCACCTTGGTGGTCACTGTTATGTCGGATGCGGCAGGCGGTGGGATGATTTCGACCAGCTTCGTCAAAACTCTGGGCAAGACCTTGTGCCTTTGCCTGATCGCGATCGCGATGGACTTGGTCTGGGGCTATTGCGGCATTCTAAGCCTCGGGCATTTCGCTTTCTTCGGGTTGGGTGGCTACATGATCGGCATGTGGCTGATGTATGCGCGCACACGTGACATTGTCGTGGCCTCCTTGGCCAACAACACGCTTCCGCCAACCGATCAGGAGGTGGTGGACGCCATCGGCAACCAGATCTTCGGTGTCGTGGGCAGCAGTGACTTCCCGCTGATCTGGATGTTCGCCCATAGCTTGACGTTGCAGCTGTTGCTGGTTGTTTTGGTGCCGGGGATTTTGGCGCTGATCTTCGGCTGGCTTGCCTTCCGAAGCCGCGTGACGGGCGTTTACCTGTCTATCCTGACGCAAGCGATGACCTTGGCCTTGGCGTTGTATCTGTTCCAGAACGATAGCGGTTTGCGGGGCAATAACGGGTTGTCCGGCCTGCAGAACCTGCCGGGGGCCGATGATATTCCGCAATCCACCATCTCGCTTTGGTTTCTGTGGGCCAGCGCCTTGGCGTTGGGGCTTGGTTACCTGCTCTCTGCGTGGGTTGTTTCAGGCAAGTTCGGCAGCGTCATTCGCGGCATTCGCGATGACGAGGCGCGGGTGCGGTTCCTTGGCTATTCGGTTGAAAGCTACAAGCTGTTCATCTTTGTGCTCACCGCCGTGATCGCCGCCATCGCAGGGGCGCTTTATTATCCGCAGGCAGGCATCATCAATCCGGCAGAGCTGGCCCCAATCGCATCAATTTATTTGGCGGTTTGGGTCGCCATCGGTGGGCGAGGACGGCTCTACGGTGCGGTCATCGGCACGGCCTTCGTCAGCTTGGTCTCGACCTGGTTCACCAGTGGTCAGGTGCCCGCGCTTCCTCTTGGGTTCTACACCATCAATTGGGTGGATTGGTGGCAGGTCGTTCTGGGGCTGTCCTTTGTCTTGGTCACGTTGTTTGCGCCCAAAGGCATGGGCGGGTTGGTCGATCTTGTAACGGGGCGCATTTCGCCGTCACGTCGCGGATCGGATCTGGGTCCAGATGCCGGATCCTTGCGCGAGCAGGAGGCTGAAAAATGA